One Candidatus Mikella endobia genomic window carries:
- the rpmC gene encoding 50S ribosomal protein L29: protein MMNIHKENIQTLNKKLSSLFREQFYLRMQASNGKLHKYHLFKKVRYNIARIKTLLTEITKIKGT, encoded by the coding sequence ATGATGAATATACATAAAGAAAATATTCAAACTTTAAATAAAAAATTATCTTCTTTATTCAGAGAACAATTTTATTTACGTATGCAAGCTTCTAATGGAAAATTACATAAATATCATCTTTTTAAAAAAGTACGATATAATATTGCCCGTATTAAAACATTATTAACTGAAATCACTAAAATAAAAGGTACTTAA
- the rplP gene encoding 50S ribosomal protein L16 — protein sequence MLQPKRTKFRKMHKGRNRGLAVSTDIKFGTFGLKSIERGRLTSSQIEAARRAITHEIKHQGKVWIRIFPDKPITKKPLEVRMGKGKGNVEYWVALIQPGKILYEIDGISETLAYEAFKLASAKLPIKTIFINKKVISYI from the coding sequence ATGCTACAACCAAAGCGTACAAAATTCCGTAAAATGCATAAAGGTCGTAATCGGGGACTAGCAGTAAGTACGGATATTAAATTCGGTACTTTTGGTTTAAAATCTATTGAACGTGGTCGTTTAACTTCTTCTCAAATTGAAGCAGCACGTCGTGCTATAACACACGAAATTAAGCATCAAGGTAAAGTATGGATTCGTATTTTTCCTGATAAACCTATTACTAAAAAACCGCTTGAAGTACGTATGGGAAAAGGTAAAGGAAATGTAGAATATTGGGTTGCTTTAATTCAACCTGGGAAGATATTATATGAAATAGATGGTATTTCAGAAACATTAGCCTATGAAGCATTCAAGTTAGCATCAGCAAAACTACCAATCAAAACTATATTTATAAATAAAAAGGTAATATCATATATATGA